One stretch of Roseimicrobium sp. ORNL1 DNA includes these proteins:
- a CDS encoding tetratricopeptide repeat protein: MSAAQNPAVPPQAHAPNEPNAMEEFLEKNFKKLAIGFVLLVVLVVVLGLARHFRHQTEVEASELFTSAKNAEACDLVVSKYPATQAAGNAQLLKADFLWAEGKKESSVKTLQEFIKSESSHPLLPQAMLALGTKQLVMGEKDSARKTLEELVQKYPKQDVAAAAQLQLGDLLWSEGKLEDAKKIFNELPRNFPTSPVLARVDERVKMVDSGLPTVEVEPPPAPPAPPAPVPGATVPPVAPSLLTPPPAASAPLSAPSLTPAAPVVDPLMPKTPAPAAAPEAPKTETPAPAPAPVPVPPSTESKPVPAPTPAPAPAPAADKPAEAPAPTPAPASPAPAPAPAQEAPKADAPPAAPATPTPAEPAPAAPEAPKP; encoded by the coding sequence ATGTCGGCCGCCCAGAATCCCGCAGTTCCTCCTCAAGCACACGCTCCCAACGAGCCCAATGCCATGGAGGAGTTCCTTGAGAAGAACTTCAAAAAGCTCGCCATCGGCTTTGTCCTGCTGGTCGTGCTGGTGGTGGTTCTGGGTCTGGCGCGGCACTTCCGTCATCAGACGGAGGTGGAGGCCTCTGAGCTCTTCACTTCCGCCAAGAACGCCGAAGCCTGCGATCTGGTGGTCAGCAAGTACCCGGCCACTCAGGCCGCGGGGAATGCACAGCTTTTGAAGGCAGACTTCCTCTGGGCGGAGGGCAAGAAGGAGTCCTCCGTAAAGACGCTTCAGGAATTCATCAAGTCCGAGAGCAGCCATCCGCTCCTCCCTCAGGCCATGCTCGCGCTCGGCACGAAGCAACTGGTGATGGGTGAAAAGGACTCCGCTCGCAAGACCCTGGAGGAGCTGGTGCAGAAGTATCCCAAGCAGGATGTGGCCGCCGCCGCGCAGCTTCAACTGGGCGACCTGCTGTGGTCCGAAGGCAAACTGGAGGACGCGAAAAAGATCTTCAACGAGCTTCCCAGAAACTTCCCCACCAGCCCTGTGCTGGCTCGTGTCGACGAACGCGTCAAGATGGTGGACTCCGGCCTGCCGACCGTGGAAGTGGAACCGCCGCCGGCACCTCCTGCTCCCCCGGCCCCCGTTCCCGGCGCCACCGTCCCGCCCGTGGCCCCGAGCCTGCTGACGCCTCCTCCCGCCGCTTCCGCTCCCCTCTCCGCCCCCTCACTGACTCCCGCCGCTCCGGTCGTGGATCCGCTGATGCCGAAGACTCCTGCTCCCGCAGCAGCTCCTGAAGCCCCGAAGACGGAAACGCCTGCACCGGCACCCGCGCCTGTACCGGTGCCGCCGTCCACGGAAAGCAAGCCCGTGCCGGCTCCGACGCCAGCCCCTGCTCCTGCTCCGGCTGCGGACAAGCCTGCTGAAGCTCCGGCTCCTACACCAGCGCCTGCTTCTCCGGCCCCGGCTCCCGCTCCTGCCCAGGAAGCGCCGAAGGCGGATGCGCCTCCTGCTGCTCCTGCAACGCCCACTCCGGCGGAGCCTGCTCCTGCAGCGCCAGAAGCTCCGAAGCCCTAA
- the cysK gene encoding cysteine synthase A, with protein sequence MGNIYNNIVETVGRTPLVKLNKVTAGLDATIALKCEFFNPLGSVKDRIGAAMIEDAEKRGILNKDTVIVEPTSGNTGIALAFVAAAKGYKLILTMPETMSLERRTLLALLGAELVLTPGPQGMKGAIAKAEEILKNTPNAWIPQQFENPANPEIHKKTTAEEIWADTDGKVDILVAAVGTGGTITGCLEVIKPRRPGFQAIAVEPEASPVINQTLAGETLQPGPHKIQGTGAGFVPKNLHLKDEAGNAQITECVKVSNDDAFAMARRLAKEEGILVGISTGANVVAAIEVAKRPENKGKLIVTIACSTGERYLSTALADEARAKVGA encoded by the coding sequence ATGGGCAATATCTACAACAACATCGTTGAAACCGTGGGCCGCACTCCGCTTGTGAAGCTGAACAAGGTCACCGCCGGACTCGACGCCACGATTGCCCTCAAGTGTGAGTTCTTCAATCCGCTCGGCTCGGTGAAAGACCGTATCGGCGCAGCGATGATCGAAGACGCGGAAAAGCGCGGCATCCTGAACAAGGATACCGTCATCGTGGAGCCCACCAGCGGCAACACCGGCATCGCCCTCGCCTTTGTGGCCGCCGCCAAGGGGTACAAGCTCATCCTCACCATGCCGGAAACGATGAGCCTTGAGCGCCGCACGCTGCTGGCCCTGCTCGGCGCGGAACTCGTGCTCACCCCTGGACCTCAGGGCATGAAGGGCGCGATTGCCAAGGCGGAAGAAATTCTCAAGAACACCCCGAACGCCTGGATTCCCCAGCAGTTCGAAAATCCCGCCAACCCGGAAATCCACAAGAAGACCACCGCCGAGGAAATCTGGGCGGACACGGACGGCAAGGTTGATATCCTCGTCGCTGCCGTGGGTACCGGCGGCACCATCACGGGCTGCTTGGAAGTCATCAAGCCCCGCCGCCCTGGCTTCCAGGCGATTGCGGTGGAGCCCGAAGCTTCCCCGGTGATCAACCAGACGCTGGCAGGTGAAACCCTTCAGCCCGGACCGCACAAGATCCAGGGCACCGGTGCCGGCTTCGTGCCTAAGAACCTCCACCTGAAGGATGAAGCGGGCAATGCCCAGATCACCGAGTGCGTGAAGGTCTCCAACGACGACGCCTTCGCGATGGCCCGCCGTCTTGCCAAGGAGGAAGGTATTCTCGTGGGTATCTCCACCGGCGCAAACGTGGTGGCTGCCATCGAAGTCGCCAAGCGCCCTGAAAACAAGGGCAAGCTCATCGTGACCATCGCCTGCTCCACCGGCGAGCGCTATCTCTCCACCGCACTGGCTGATGAAGCCAGAGCGAAGGTTGGCGCGTAG
- a CDS encoding 4a-hydroxytetrahydrobiopterin dehydratase: protein MAELLEESKVAEHLATLPEWSREGAEIVRVYKFSSYMAGIDFVSQVAHVAEEANHHPDMLVGWRKVTVRLSTHSKGGLTKLDFALAKKVDGLVG, encoded by the coding sequence ATGGCTGAACTGCTGGAAGAATCGAAAGTCGCCGAGCACCTCGCCACGTTGCCGGAATGGAGCAGGGAGGGCGCGGAAATCGTGCGCGTTTACAAATTCTCCAGCTACATGGCGGGCATCGATTTTGTAAGCCAGGTGGCCCATGTGGCTGAGGAGGCCAATCATCACCCGGATATGCTCGTGGGCTGGCGAAAGGTGACCGTCCGGCTCAGCACTCACAGCAAGGGTGGACTGACCAAGCTGGACTTCGCTCTGGCCAAAAAGGTGGACGGCCTGGTGGGGTGA
- a CDS encoding NlpC/P60 family protein codes for MSGEAAAAKAKTGTSNSEATPSSKKSTTPGTGTDKPAEDEDGTDERDPTKAGKKAAAVSSITPEEIEGFDAYPAATQQLIRRSLELTTQNLRYQFGSADPKAGGMDCSGTMYRVLQDSGIKEVPRQSDEICRWVMRHTRLYRTEDTTTLKDKSLSALKPGDLLFWTGTYDTSSPRELPISHVMLYLGKRKKDGKPVVFGASDGRSYDGQRRNGVSVFDFVMPKRDGKAAFYGYGPVPGLKNFAGASAGQ; via the coding sequence ATGAGCGGAGAGGCAGCCGCTGCCAAGGCAAAGACCGGAACCAGCAATAGCGAAGCCACACCGTCCTCAAAAAAATCTACCACGCCGGGCACGGGCACAGACAAGCCTGCTGAAGATGAGGACGGCACCGACGAACGTGATCCCACCAAAGCTGGCAAGAAAGCAGCGGCCGTCTCGAGCATCACCCCTGAGGAGATTGAGGGCTTCGATGCCTACCCCGCCGCCACGCAACAACTCATCCGCCGTTCTCTGGAACTCACGACGCAGAATCTCCGCTACCAGTTCGGCTCCGCGGATCCCAAAGCGGGCGGCATGGACTGCTCCGGCACCATGTACCGGGTGCTGCAGGATTCCGGCATCAAGGAAGTGCCACGGCAGAGCGATGAGATTTGCCGCTGGGTGATGCGCCACACCCGGCTGTATCGCACGGAGGATACCACCACCTTGAAGGACAAGTCTCTTTCCGCACTGAAGCCGGGCGACCTGCTTTTCTGGACCGGCACGTATGACACCAGCAGTCCACGCGAGCTACCCATCTCCCACGTGATGCTCTACTTGGGGAAACGAAAGAAGGACGGCAAGCCGGTGGTCTTCGGCGCGAGTGATGGCCGCTCCTATGACGGACAGCGACGCAATGGGGTCAGCGTTTTTGATTTCGTCATGCCCAAGCGCGATGGCAAGGCCGCCTTCTATGGCTATGGGCCGGTGCCGGGACTGAAAAACTTCGCGGGCGCCTCGGCTGGCCAATAA
- a CDS encoding sialidase family protein — protein sequence MRNFLLHLALLSATVPVFGVDSPICLTANDLSIATGKPSLVLMSSGSVHIPVWSLSGGTEGQSVAGLVSGLPRECAAVRVEIVVTTNDAETSSSFSDVYRAHLSQMVENAPIADHYYLGTPVHTPLPAGPLHTRTIVLESYYEVVPNAPLWVRIQREPGDPGDSFTKPTGLAMVKVTPLDAPAKAHVVQSEGGYNSWPMLQALGDKLVCVYTRGKGHTIGEDARATYARTSTDGGKTWTPETVVANSPGYGDVPVGKGLDSTGAMLLWVRRVGKEWYQDLYRTTDGVTFTLISTPKLAVRPMQITDVFSVPTVGLMSLWFAGDYSDKPTNAWGIVTSKDDGATWTQTTVESDLPKAQWPTEPAAVYLGDGRILAIARSETGPSQFQIVSTDSGATWKRTQTNIGDIFCSTPSLVLDAKTGLLSNYYYQRGKGLLRRRIVDPKFIFDNPSHWPASDIVATGSKVTFDAGNANATEINGTHYLSFYSGKAPSTTVYVSAVPAPAPGNAGPSSSGSEQPPQK from the coding sequence ATGCGAAATTTCCTCCTCCACCTCGCACTCCTTTCCGCCACCGTCCCCGTCTTCGGGGTGGATTCTCCCATCTGCCTGACCGCAAACGACCTTTCCATCGCCACCGGCAAACCCTCACTGGTGCTCATGTCGAGCGGCTCTGTGCACATTCCCGTGTGGTCACTCTCAGGCGGTACAGAGGGGCAGTCGGTCGCTGGCTTGGTGAGCGGACTTCCACGCGAATGCGCTGCCGTAAGAGTCGAGATCGTCGTGACCACCAACGACGCAGAGACGAGTTCCAGCTTCTCAGATGTCTATCGGGCCCATCTGTCGCAGATGGTGGAGAATGCACCGATTGCTGACCACTACTACCTGGGGACCCCGGTGCATACCCCACTCCCCGCCGGGCCGCTTCACACCCGGACCATCGTTTTGGAGTCCTACTACGAAGTGGTACCGAATGCACCCCTGTGGGTGCGCATCCAGCGTGAGCCCGGCGATCCCGGTGACTCGTTCACCAAACCCACTGGCCTGGCCATGGTCAAGGTGACGCCCTTGGACGCGCCCGCAAAGGCCCACGTCGTGCAGAGCGAAGGCGGCTACAATTCGTGGCCCATGCTGCAAGCCCTCGGTGACAAGCTGGTCTGCGTGTACACCCGCGGCAAAGGGCACACGATTGGGGAAGACGCCCGCGCCACCTACGCGCGCACTTCCACGGACGGCGGAAAAACGTGGACGCCGGAAACGGTGGTCGCCAACTCGCCGGGTTACGGCGATGTCCCTGTCGGGAAAGGGCTCGACTCCACGGGAGCCATGCTCCTCTGGGTGCGTCGCGTCGGCAAGGAGTGGTACCAGGATCTCTATCGCACCACGGATGGCGTGACATTCACCCTCATCTCGACGCCGAAACTCGCCGTGCGCCCCATGCAGATCACCGACGTCTTCTCCGTCCCCACAGTCGGTCTCATGTCACTGTGGTTCGCAGGAGACTACAGTGACAAGCCCACCAATGCGTGGGGCATCGTGACCAGCAAGGACGATGGCGCCACCTGGACGCAGACCACCGTCGAGTCTGACCTGCCCAAAGCGCAGTGGCCGACCGAGCCCGCCGCGGTCTATCTCGGCGATGGCAGGATTCTCGCCATCGCCCGCTCAGAAACCGGTCCGTCTCAGTTCCAGATCGTCTCCACCGACTCCGGAGCGACGTGGAAACGCACGCAAACCAACATCGGCGACATCTTCTGCTCCACGCCCAGCCTCGTCCTCGACGCCAAGACCGGACTGCTCAGCAACTACTACTATCAGCGTGGCAAGGGTCTGCTGCGCCGCCGCATCGTCGATCCAAAGTTCATCTTCGACAATCCGAGCCACTGGCCAGCCTCCGATATCGTGGCCACGGGCAGCAAGGTCACGTTTGATGCGGGCAATGCTAACGCCACCGAGATCAACGGCACCCACTATCTCTCCTTCTACTCCGGCAAAGCTCCCAGTACGACGGTTTACGTATCGGCTGTTCCGGCACCGGCACCTGGGAATGCAGGTCCCTCTTCCTCAGGTTCTGAGCAACCACCGCAGAAATAA